From the genome of Colias croceus chromosome 9, ilColCroc2.1, one region includes:
- the LOC123694499 gene encoding DEAD-box ATP-dependent RNA helicase 20-like: MAQNIIRNLLRRKEFSIVFCPTVRNSAPGNPVLKQLVRSTASFHHAYFQKYSLEQNNLYRKNRFYSVNAAEKTDQDYINEHKITIIGEDVPKPYRDIDVSGFPDYIKSFLKEQGFTSPTVIQSQAWPIALKGDNFVGIAQTGTGKTLAYLLPAVVHIKETQARRGKGPRVLVLAPTRELARQIEEVAKEFQKSLNIRSLCIYGGVSRSRQAEELNHGVDILIATPGRLNDFIDSKVTNLSRCGYVVLDEADRMLDMGFEPQIRRALEGVPHERQILMFSATWPKEVQYLAKDYLGKFVQVNVGSTDLTANHNITQHIHIVEQHEKMDKLKQIMHDISGSGFGKILVFTNTKRFVDSLTLTLRRNNWSAVGIHGDKSQMQRDIIINKFRSGGTNILVATDVAARGLDVDGITHVINYDFPNTTEDYIHRIGRTGRSQNKGVSHTILSEEDGRQAKSLIAVLKEANQEIPEDLELLARDYNNSKNVERRSNPKHYQKGYNNRSYTNNYRSNNNYRSNNNYRSSNKRWQSYDREDYY, encoded by the exons ATGGCCCAGAATATTATAAGGAATTTATTGCGGCGTAAAGAATTTTCGATTGT ATTTTGCCCAACAGTAAGAAATTCAGCTCCAGGAAATCCGGTCTTGAAGCAATTAGTCCGATCGACAGCATCATTTCATCATGCttatttccaaaaatattCATTGGAGCAGAACAACTTATATAGAAAAAACCGTTTTTACTCTGTAAATGCAGCGGAAAAGACAGACCAAGATTATATAAATGAACACAAAATAACGATTATTGGTGAGGATGTACCAAAACCATACAGAGATATTGATGTTAGTGGATTTCCAGATTATATCAAGTCTTTCTTAAAAGAGCAAGGATTCACAAGTCCAACTGTTATCCAATCCCAAGCGTGGCCTATAGCACTAAAGGGTGACAATTTTGTTGGTATTGCACAGACCGGTACAGGTAAAACACTGGCATATCTTTTACCAGCTGTTGTACATATTAAAGAGACACAAGCGAGGCGAGGTAAGGGGCCAAGGGTACTAGTTTTAGCACCAACTAGAGAATTAGCCAGACAAATTGAGGAGGTTGCAAAAGAGTTTCAGAAATCATTAAATATTCGTAGTTTGTGTATATATGGAGGAGTTAGTAGATCACGACAAGCTGAAGAACTAAATCATGGTGTTGATATATTGATAGCAACTCCTGGAAGactaaatgattttattgatagTAAAGTAACAAATCTTTCAAGATGTGGTTATGTTGTTTTGGATGAAGCTGACAGGATGTTGGATATGGGTTTTGAGCCGCAAATAAGGAGAGCTTTGGAAGGTGTTCCCCATGAAAgacaaattttaatgttttccgCTACATGGCCAAAAGAGGTACAGTATTTAGCTAAGGATTATCTTGGCAAATTTGTACAAGTAAACGTGGGATCAACTGATTTAACTGCAAATCACAACATAACTCAGCATATTCATATCGTTGAACAGCATGAAAAAATGGATAA GTTGAAACAAATAATGCATGATATATCTGGAAGTGGATTTGGAAAGATATTGGTGTTTACCAATACAAAGAGATTTGTCGATAGTCTTACTCTAACTCTGCGTAGAAATAATTGGTCAGCAGTTGGAATTCACGGCGATAAGTCGCAAATGCAAAGGgacattattataaacaaattcaGAAGTGGCGGGACAAATATATTGGTTGCAACAGATGTTGCCGCCAGAGGGCTAg atgtGGATGGCATAACACATGTTATAAATTACGATTTCCCGAACACCACCGAAGACTATATTCACAGGATTGGACGTACAGGGCGATCGCAAAATAAGGGCGTATCTCATACAATCCTCTCAGAGGAGGATGGACGACAAGCAAAGAGTTTAATAGCTGTGTTGAAAGAAGCCAATCAG gaAATACCAGAAGATTTAGAGTTACTGGCAAGAGATTATAATAACTCTAAAAACGTTGAAAGAAGAAGCAATCCAAAGCACTACCAGAAAGGATACAACAATAGAAGCTATACTAATAACTATAGGAGCAACAATAATTACAGAAGCAACAATAACTATAGAAGCAGTAATAAGAGATGGCAATCATATGATAGAgaagattattattag
- the LOC123694248 gene encoding ATP-dependent RNA helicase p62, producing the protein MSGNWNNNRGGSGGSKFGGGGGGGGRFGGSKFGGGGGGGKFGGNNGYGNKKEFSGGQNMRRPNWDSMSLQPFNKNFYNPPPAILNRSPYEVEAYRNKHEITISGVDVPHPIEKFDEANFPDYVMQSITNMGYKDPTPIQAQGWPIAMSGKNLVGIAQTGSGKTLAYILPAIVHINNQQPIRRGDGPIALVLAPTRELAQQIQQVATDFGNAAYVRNTCIFGGAPKREQARDLERGVEIVIATPGRLIDFLEKGTTNLQRCTYLVLDEADRMLDMGFEPQIRKIIEQIRPDRQTLMWSATWPKEVKKLAEDYLGDYMQINIGSMQLSANHNILQIIDICQEHEKENKLNTLLQEIGENQDPGSKTIIFVETKRKVENITRNIRRYGWPAVCMHGDKTQQERDDVLNQFKQGRATILVATDVAARGLDVDGIKYVINFDYPNSSEDYIHRIGRTGRSKSKGTSYAFFTPSNSRQAKDLVSVLQEANQIISPQLQSMADRCGGGGGGWNRNRFGGGRGGGTFKRGGNFGRSNGTSHKRFNDY; encoded by the exons at GTCCGGAAATTGGAACAATAATCGTGGTGGTAGCGGTGGTTCCAAGTTTGGAGGAGGAGGCGGCGGCGGAGGAAGATTTGGTGGATCAAAATTTGGCGGAGGCGGTGGCGGCGGTAAATTTGGCGGTAATAATGGATATGGTAACAAGAAAGAATTCTCAGGAGGGCAGAACATGCGTCGCCCCAACTGGGATTCCATGTCCCTACAGCCATTCAACAAAAATTTCTACAACCCACCGCCAGCCATACTAAACAGATCACCATATGAGGTAGAAGCTTATAGAAACAAACATGAAATAACCATCAGTGGTGTAGATGTACCTCACCCAATTGAAAAGTTTGATGAAGCAAACTTCCCAGACTATGTCATGCAAAGTATCACTAATATGGGCTATAAGGACCCAACACCAATCCAAGCGCAGGGATGGCCTATTGCTATGTCTGGAAAGAACTTAGTGGGCATTGCCCAAACGGGTTCTGGCAAAACATTGGCATATATTTTACCTGCTATTGTTCATATCAACAATCAACAACCTATAAGGCGAGGCGATGGTCCTATTGCGTTGGTATTGGCACCTACAAGAGAGCTTGCCCAGCAAATTCAACAAGTTGCTACTGATTTTGGAAATGCGGCCTATGTCCGTAACACATGCATTTTTGGAGGGGCACCTAAAAGGGAACAAGCCCGTGACTTGGAAAGGGGTGTAGAAATTGTTATCGCAACACCTGGAAGACTTATTGATTTTCTAGAGAAGGGTACTACCAACTTGCAACGTTGTACATATCTTGTACTTGATGAAGCTGACCGCATGTTAGACATGGGTTTTGAACCTCAAATCAGAAAAATTATTGAACAAATCCGCccagacagacaaacattgATGTGGTCCGCAACATGGCCCAAAGAAGTGAAAAAGCTGGCAGAAGATTATCTTGGTGATTACATGCAGATCAATATTGGATCAATGCAGTTGTCAGCAAACCATAACATTTTACAGATTATAGATATTTGCCAAGAgcatgaaaaagaaaataa attgaatacattattgcaagaaattGGAGAAAATCAAGATCCTGGTTCAAAGACAATTATATTTGTTGAGACCAAGAGGAAAGTAGAAAATATCACAAGGAATATTAGACGATATGGATGGCCGGCAGTATGTATGCACGGTGATAAGACACAACAAGAGAGAGATGATGTATTAAATCAATTCAAACAAGGCAGAGCTACAATTCTTGTAGCAACTGATGTTGCTGCTAGAGGACTTG ATGTGGATggaattaaatatgtaataaacttTGATTATCCTAACTCATCTGAGGATTACATTCACCGAATTGGTAGAACAGGACGATCAAAATCAAAAGGAACATCATATGCATTTTTCACACCTTCAAATTCGCGTCAAGCAAAGGACCTGGTCTCAGTCTTACAGGAAGCTAACCAG ATAATCAGTCCTCAATTACAATCAATGGCTGACAGATGTGGTGGAGGTGGCGGAGGATGGAACAGGAATAGGTTTGGTGGAGGAAGGGGTGGTGGAACTTTCAAACGAGGAGGAAACTTTGGAAGAAGTAATGGGACATCCCACAAGAGATTTAATGACTACTAA
- the LOC123694231 gene encoding histone deacetylase HDAC1: protein MAMQPHSKKRVCYYYDSDIGNYYYGQGHPMKPHRIRMTHNLLLNYGLYRKMEIYRPHKATADEMTKFHSDDYIRFLRSIRPDNMSEYNKQMQRFNVGEDCPVFDGLYEFCQLSAGGSVAAAVKLNKQASEICINWGGGLHHAKKSEASGFCYVNDIVLGILELLKYHQRVLYIDIDVHHGDGVEEAFYTTDRVMTVSFHKYGEYFPGTGDLRDIGAGKGKYYAVNIPLRDGMDDESYESIFVPIISKVMETFQPSAVVLQCGADSLTGDRLGCFNLTVRGHGRCVELVKRFGLPFLLVGGGGYTIRNVSRCWTYETSVALGVEIANELPYNDYFEYFGPDFKLHISPSNMSNQNTPEYLEKIKNRLFENLRMLPHAPGVQVQAIPEDTVNDESEDEDKIDKDERLPQSEKDKRITGEGELSDSEDEGEGGRRDNRSYRAPHRKRPRLDKDVAKDDVKAEDNKDDVKNVATLEEPKKDLPPNA from the exons ATGGCTATGCAACCTCATAGCAAAAAGAGAGTGTGCTATTATTATGATA gtGATATTGGCAACTATTATTATGGGCAAGGACATCCCATGAAACCACATCGCATACGCATGACACATAATTTACTGTTGAATTATGGTTTATATAGAAAAATGGAGATATat CGACCTCACAAAGCAACTGCCGATGAAATGACTAAGTTCCACTCAGATGACTACATACGCTTCCTTCGCTCCATCAGACCAGACAACATGTCCGAATACAATAAGCAGATGCAAAGAT TTAATGTCGGTGAAGACTGTCCAGTGTTTGATGGTCTCTATGAATTCTGTCAGCTGTCTGCTGGTGGCTCAGTTGCTGCTGCAGTCAAGTTAAATAAGCAG GCATCAGAAATCTGCATCAACTGGGGTGGAGGGCTGCATCACGCTAAAAAATCTGAAGCATCTGGTTTTTGCTACGTAAATGATATTGTACTCGGCATTTTGGAGTTACTCAAATACCACCAGAGGGTGCTGTACATCGATATTGATGTGCACCATGGAGATGGAGTGGAGGAAGCCTTCTACACAACAGACAGAGTCATGACAGTCTCGTTCCATAAGTACGGAGAATATTTCCCTGGAACAG GTGATCTTCGTGACATTGGAGCAGGTAAAGGCAAATACTATGCGGTCAACATCCCATTACGTGACGGCATGGACGACGAGTCCTATGAGTCTATATTTGTGCCAATCATCTCTAAAGTTATGGAGACATTCCAGCCTAGTGCTGTTGTGCTGCAGTGTGGTGCTGATTCACTTACAG GTGACAGACTGGGATGTTTCAACTTGACAGTGCGTGGTCATGGGCGATGTGTGGAACTTGTGAAGAGATTTGGTTTACCATTCCTGCTGGTTGGTGGGGGAgg ATACACAATTCGTAACGTATCACGTTGTTGGACGTACGAGACATCAGTCGCCTTGGGCGTTGAAATAGCAAATGAACTACCCTACAATGACTACTTTGAATATTTCGGGCCCGACTTCAAGCTACACATATCACCAAGCAACATGTCCAATCAAAATACGCCAGAATATTTGGAAAAAATCAAGAATCGACTATTTGAAAATCTTCGCATGTTACCGCATGCGCCAGGAGTACAG gTACAAGCCATTCCTGAAGACACTGTTAATGATGAGTCAGAAGATGAAGACAAAATTGACAAGGATGAAAGATTGCCTCAAAGTGAAAAG GACAAGCGCATCACGGGTGAGGGCGAGTTGTCGGACTCTGAGGACGAGGGTGAGGGCGGGCGCAGAGACAACAGGTCGTACCGCGCGCCGCATCGCAAGCGGCCGAGGCTCGATAAAGACGTCGCTAAGGATGATGTTAAAG cTGAAGACAACAAAGACGATGTTAAGAATGTAGCGACATTGGAGGAACCAAAGAAAGATCTGCCGCCCAATGCCTGA